In the Panthera uncia isolate 11264 chromosome D2, Puncia_PCG_1.0, whole genome shotgun sequence genome, one interval contains:
- the ADRA2A gene encoding alpha-2A adrenergic receptor — MFRQEQPLAEGSFAPMGSLQLDAGNASWNGTDTPGGGARATPYSLQVTLTLVCLAGLLMLLTVFGNVLVIIAVFTSRALKAPQNLFLVSLASADILVATLVIPFSLANEVMGYWYFGKAWCEIYLALDVLFCTSSIVHLCAISLDRYWSITQAIEYNLKRTPRRIKAIIVTVWVISAVISFPPLISIEKKGGGGGEQPTEPRCEINDQKWYVISSCIGSFFAPCLIMILVYVRIYQIAKRRTRVPPSRRGPDAAAAPPGGAERRPNGLGPERGVGPVGAEAEPLPAQLNGAPGEPAPAGPRDADALDLEESSSSEHAERPPGPRRSERGPRAKGKPRASQVKPGDSLPRRGPGATGPGASAAGPGEERGGGAKASRWRGRQNREKRFTFVLAVVIGVFVVCWFPFFFTYTLTAVGCSVPRTLFKFFFWFGYCNSSLNPVIYTIFNHDFRRAFKKILCRGDRKRIV, encoded by the coding sequence ATGTTCCGCCAGGAGCAGCCGCTGGCCGAGGGCAGCTTCGCGCCCATGGGCTCCCTGCAGCTGGACGCGGGCAACGCGAGCTGGAATGGGACCGACACGCCGGGGGGCGGCGCCCGGGCCACCCCTTACTCCCTGCAGGTGACGCTGACTCTGGTGTGCCTGGCCGGCCTGCTCATGCTGCTCACGGTGTTCGGCAACGTGCTGGTCATCATCGCGGTGTTCACGAGCCGCGCACTTAAGGCGCCCCAGAACCTCTTTCTGGTGTCTCTGGCCTCGGCCGACATCCTGGTGGCCACGCTAGTCATCCCTTTCTCGCTGGCCAACGAGGTCATGGGCTACTGGTATTTCGGCAAGGCGTGGTGTGAGATCTACCTGGCGCTCGACGTGCTCTTCTGCACCTCGTCCATCGTGCACCTGTGCGCCATCAGCCTGGATCGCTACTGGTCCATCACGCAAGCCATCGAGTATAACCTGAAGCGCACGCCGCGCCGCATCAAGGCCATCATCGTCACCGTGTGGGTCATCTCGGCCGTCATCTCCTTCCCGCCGCTCATCTCCATCGAGAAgaagggcggcggcggcggcgagcaGCCGACCGAGCCGCGCTGCGAGATCAACGACCAGAAGTGGTACGTAATCTCGTCGTGCATCGGCTCCTTCTTCGCGCCCTGCCTCATCATGATCCTGGTCTACGTGCGCATCTACCAGATTGCCAAGCGCCGCACCCGCGTGCCGCCCAGCCGCCGGGGTCCGGAcgccgccgccgcgccgccgGGGGGAGCCGAGCGCAGGCCCAACGGCCTGGGCCCGGAGCGCGGCGTGGGCCCCGTGGGCGCCGAGGCCGAGCCCCTGCCCGCCCAGCTCAACGGTGCCCCCGGGGAGCCCGCGCCCGCAGGGCCACGCGACGCTGACGCTCTGGACTTGGAGGAGAGCTCGTCCTCCGAGCACGCCGAGCGGCCCCCGGGGCCCCGCAGGTCCGAGCGCGGCCCCCGGGCCAAGGGCAAGCCCCGGGCGAGCCAGGTAAAGCCCGGGGACAGCCTGCCCCGGCGTGGGCCGGGGGCAACGGGGCCCGGGGCGTCGGCGGCGGGGCCCGGGGAGGAGCGCGGCGGGGGCGCCAAGGCGTCGCGCTGGCGCGGGCGGCAGAACCGCGAAAAGCGCTTCACGTTCGTGCTGGCCGTGGTCATCGGCGTGTTCGTGGTGTGCTGGTTCCCCTTCTTTTTCACTTACACGCTCACGGCCGTGGGCTGCTCCGTGCCGCGCACGCTTTTCAAGTTCTTCTTCTGGTTCGGCTACTGCAACAGCTCCCTGAACCCAGTCATCTACACCATCTTCAACCACGACTTCCGCCGCGCCTTCAAGAAGATCCTCTGCCGAGGGGACAGGAAACGGATCGTGTGA